Proteins encoded in a region of the Streptomyces sp. NBC_01471 genome:
- the cas5e gene encoding type I-E CRISPR-associated protein Cas5/CasD, protein MSVLLLQLAGPLQSWGSAARFTRRTTENAPTKSGVLGLVAAAQGRARDADISDLAALEFGVRVDQPGTRLRDFQTAHHADSGKAMPLSERFYLADAVFVAGLAGDPKLINALYRALLDPVFLPYLGRRSCPPSQPITMAEPRETGLEQALQEAEWKASKWYQDQRAALSHRRTGSVSRPEQLEILLDCPGGETPDSTLRDLPLSFDPRHRQYALRGIRGGHVPAPPDSPTAASQPPPHDPTSLLSPAAPRTT, encoded by the coding sequence ATGAGCGTGCTGCTGCTGCAGCTCGCGGGGCCCCTCCAGTCATGGGGGTCCGCGGCCCGCTTCACCCGCCGTACCACCGAGAACGCGCCGACCAAGAGCGGTGTCCTCGGGCTCGTCGCCGCTGCCCAGGGGCGTGCGAGGGACGCCGACATCTCCGATCTCGCCGCGCTGGAGTTCGGCGTACGCGTCGACCAGCCCGGCACCCGGCTCCGCGATTTCCAGACCGCGCACCACGCCGACTCGGGCAAAGCCATGCCCCTGTCGGAGCGCTTCTACCTCGCGGACGCGGTATTCGTGGCGGGCCTGGCAGGCGATCCCAAGCTCATCAACGCGCTGTACCGAGCACTGCTGGATCCGGTGTTTCTTCCCTACCTGGGACGGCGTTCCTGCCCGCCCTCACAGCCGATCACTATGGCGGAGCCCCGGGAAACCGGCCTCGAACAGGCCCTTCAGGAAGCGGAATGGAAAGCGTCGAAGTGGTACCAGGATCAGCGTGCCGCTCTTTCCCATCGCCGGACGGGGTCTGTTTCCCGCCCAGAGCAATTGGAGATCCTGCTCGACTGTCCCGGCGGTGAGACTCCGGACTCCACGCTGCGCGATCTGCCCCTGAGCTTCGATCCACGGCACAGGCAGTACGCGCTGCGCGGGATACGGGGAGGGCACGTTCCCGCTCCTCCCGATTCACCCACTGCCGCGTCGCAGCCACCGCCGCATGATCCGACCAGCCTGCTTTCGCCCGCCGCACCGAGGACAACCTGA
- the cas6e gene encoding type I-E CRISPR-associated protein Cas6/Cse3/CasE has product MYLTRFRVNTGRSDAQRLLSSPHRLHGAVNMSFPTPPPRDGSGPRVLWRVDRNTPSETLLFIVSPARPDLTNLVDQAGWPAADDPGWTTFAYGQFLTALTKGDAWGFRLTANPVHSIHHKDAKEGEPTKRVAHQTPHHQMRWLLERQERSGFEIIQKPVERRLLEHGDEHELIVRDQRPWQFRRAPAKTSRDDVRFTKVTFDGRLRITDPDVFRRTLTHGLGKAKAYGCGLMTLAPVR; this is encoded by the coding sequence ATGTATCTGACCCGCTTCCGCGTCAACACCGGACGATCCGATGCCCAGCGGTTGCTCAGTTCACCGCATCGCCTGCACGGTGCGGTGAACATGTCGTTCCCCACTCCCCCGCCCCGGGACGGGTCGGGCCCCCGGGTGCTGTGGCGCGTCGACCGCAACACGCCATCGGAGACCCTGCTGTTCATCGTCAGTCCCGCCCGGCCCGACCTCACCAATCTGGTCGACCAGGCAGGCTGGCCGGCGGCTGACGACCCTGGCTGGACGACCTTTGCCTACGGCCAGTTCCTCACCGCCCTCACCAAAGGGGATGCCTGGGGATTCCGGCTCACGGCGAACCCCGTGCACAGCATTCACCACAAGGACGCCAAGGAAGGCGAGCCGACCAAACGCGTCGCACACCAGACGCCGCATCACCAGATGCGCTGGCTGCTGGAGCGGCAGGAGCGTTCGGGATTCGAGATTATTCAGAAACCTGTGGAACGAAGGCTGTTGGAGCACGGCGATGAGCACGAACTGATCGTCCGGGACCAACGTCCCTGGCAGTTCCGCAGGGCTCCCGCGAAGACCAGCCGCGATGACGTCCGCTTCACCAAAGTGACGTTCGACGGGCGGCTGCGGATCACCGATCCGGACGTCTTCCGCCGCACGCTCACCCATGGTCTGGGGAAGGCCAAGGCGTACGGCTGCGGGCTGATGACGCTCGCCCCGGTGCGGTGA
- the cas1e gene encoding type I-E CRISPR-associated endonuclease Cas1e, which produces MTSVSRRGASSPRELARIGDRLSFVYLERCTVHRDSNAITAEDTDGVTHIPSATIGTLLLGPGTRITHQAMAVLGDSGAGVAWVGEHGVRYYAGGRALTRSSGLVEAQATAWANRRTRLEVARAMYRLRFPDEDPVGRTRQELLSMEGRRLKDCYKRESARTGVAWHRRDYHRNDFAAGDAPNQGVTAAAQCMYGIAHAVVAALGCSPGLGFVHSGHERSFVLDVADFYKTDIAIPAAFDAAAEGGEDVAARTRRMLRDRINETGLLDRCVRDIKNLLGYDGTRDTADTPQDRVTLLSDGDLPVESGRNHGDEIIW; this is translated from the coding sequence ATGACCAGCGTCAGCCGTCGAGGGGCTTCCTCACCGCGTGAACTCGCCCGGATCGGGGACCGTCTGTCCTTCGTCTACCTGGAGCGGTGCACCGTGCACCGGGACTCCAACGCGATCACCGCGGAGGACACGGACGGGGTGACGCACATCCCGTCCGCCACCATCGGAACCCTCCTGCTCGGACCGGGAACCCGCATCACCCACCAGGCGATGGCCGTTCTCGGTGACTCCGGCGCGGGAGTCGCGTGGGTCGGCGAGCACGGAGTGCGCTACTACGCAGGAGGGCGGGCGCTGACCCGCTCGTCAGGTCTGGTCGAGGCCCAGGCCACCGCCTGGGCGAACCGCAGGACCCGTCTGGAAGTGGCCCGCGCCATGTACCGGCTGCGATTCCCGGACGAAGACCCCGTCGGCCGTACCAGGCAGGAGCTTCTGAGCATGGAGGGCCGACGCCTCAAGGACTGCTACAAACGCGAGTCCGCCCGCACGGGCGTCGCCTGGCACCGCCGGGACTACCACCGCAACGACTTCGCCGCCGGGGACGCCCCCAACCAGGGCGTCACAGCGGCAGCACAGTGCATGTACGGCATCGCCCACGCCGTCGTCGCGGCGCTCGGCTGTTCCCCGGGGCTGGGCTTCGTCCACTCAGGTCACGAACGGTCATTCGTCCTCGACGTGGCCGACTTCTACAAGACGGACATCGCCATTCCGGCGGCATTCGACGCGGCGGCCGAGGGGGGAGAGGACGTCGCGGCACGAACACGCAGGATGCTCCGGGACCGTATCAACGAAACGGGACTGCTCGACCGCTGCGTCCGGGACATCAAGAATCTGCTGGGCTACGACGGCACACGCGACACGGCCGACACCCCTCAGGACCGTGTCACCCTCTTGTCCGACGGCGACCTCCCCGTCGAGAGCGGACGTAACCATGGCGACGAGATCATCTGGTGA
- the cas2e gene encoding type I-E CRISPR-associated endoribonuclease Cas2e: protein MTVIILTNCPVGLRGFLTRWLMEISPGVFLGAPSTRVRDALWNEVRAYSGQGRALLAYQTNNEQGFTFETHDHAWHPTDHEGLTLIHRPNSKPQQGSGGPPEVPRQGWSKASKRRKFGGG, encoded by the coding sequence GTGACCGTCATCATCCTGACCAACTGCCCAGTGGGCCTACGAGGTTTCCTCACCCGCTGGCTAATGGAAATCTCCCCGGGTGTCTTCCTCGGCGCCCCCTCGACGCGGGTACGCGATGCGCTGTGGAACGAAGTCCGCGCGTACTCGGGGCAAGGCAGGGCGCTGCTCGCCTACCAGACGAACAACGAACAAGGCTTCACGTTCGAAACCCACGACCACGCATGGCACCCGACCGACCACGAGGGCCTGACACTGATTCACCGGCCGAACTCCAAGCCGCAACAAGGCTCAGGGGGGCCGCCGGAAGTCCCACGCCAAGGCTGGAGCAAAGCGTCCAAGCGACGGAAGTTCGGGGGTGGGTAG